A section of the Methanocellales archaeon genome encodes:
- the priS gene encoding DNA primase catalytic subunit PriS — protein sequence MNERTKEFIRDRFRKYYHSTSIQLPSRFEQREWGFIFFDESFPDIVMRRHKSFMTAWEAIDYLRTMVPAHAFHSAAYYMSPGAPSMEEKGWQGADLIFDIDADHLPIKWTTYGEMLQRTKEELLKLLGFLREDFAIAEDDIEIVFSGGRGYHIHVRDSRLIGLGSPERREIVDYVKGPDMGQFFEKKKGSEEGANGRKKAYKRFEVKYGGGGWDGRINKSIVGFVDAIRQMPKDKALEFLMSYESFKKRRSAEEFFDMFQDERRIQLIKERGTIDILRGSEKFWRSLIEESIKRESISMDMPSIDIGKGTPDEPVTADVKRLIRLPTSIHGGYGFRVTPLTPEELGVFNPLSDAIVFGDDLIRVNVTKKSDVEIKDNRYVLKRGKKSLPEHLAIFLMCRGAAEYEP from the coding sequence GTGAACGAACGAACAAAAGAATTTATCCGGGACCGATTTAGGAAATATTACCACTCCACATCCATCCAGCTTCCATCTAGGTTTGAGCAGCGAGAGTGGGGGTTCATATTCTTCGATGAGTCTTTTCCAGACATCGTGATGAGGAGACACAAGTCATTTATGACCGCGTGGGAGGCGATCGATTATCTCAGAACTATGGTTCCAGCTCATGCATTTCATTCGGCAGCATATTATATGTCTCCTGGCGCTCCTAGCATGGAGGAAAAGGGATGGCAAGGTGCAGACTTGATTTTCGATATAGATGCAGATCATCTTCCTATAAAATGGACGACCTACGGGGAAATGCTTCAGAGAACGAAAGAAGAGCTACTCAAGCTCCTAGGTTTTCTTAGAGAGGACTTTGCGATCGCTGAGGATGACATTGAGATAGTGTTTTCGGGTGGGAGGGGTTACCATATCCATGTGCGGGATTCAAGGTTGATAGGGTTAGGGAGTCCAGAGCGCAGGGAAATTGTGGACTACGTTAAAGGTCCGGACATGGGTCAATTTTTTGAGAAGAAAAAAGGAAGCGAAGAAGGGGCAAACGGTCGCAAGAAGGCTTACAAACGCTTTGAGGTAAAATATGGGGGAGGGGGTTGGGACGGAAGGATTAACAAATCAATTGTTGGTTTTGTGGATGCTATAAGGCAGATGCCTAAAGATAAAGCGCTGGAGTTTTTGATGAGCTACGAGAGCTTTAAAAAAAGAAGAAGTGCGGAAGAGTTTTTTGACATGTTTCAAGACGAGAGAAGAATTCAGTTGATTAAGGAAAGGGGAACTATTGACATCCTTAGGGGCTCTGAAAAATTTTGGCGGTCGTTGATCGAAGAATCCATAAAAAGGGAAAGTATAAGCATGGATATGCCTAGTATCGATATAGGTAAGGGTACTCCAGATGAACCTGTCACAGCGGATGTCAAGCGGCTGATCCGCCTACCTACCTCCATTCACGGGGGGTATGGTTTTCGAGTAACGCCACTGACGCCGGAGGAGCTGGGAGTGTTTAATCCATTAAGCGATGCCATCGTATTTGGAGACGACCTGATTAGAGTTAATGTGACCAAAAAGAGCGATGTTGAGATAAAGGATAATAGATATGTGCTAAAAAGAGGAAAAAAAAGCCTTCCTGAGCATCTGGCAATATTTTTGATGTGTAGGGGTGCAGCAGAGTATGAACCTTGA
- a CDS encoding 50S ribosomal protein L44e: MKMPKDLRTHCPYCNKHTMHEVERVKKGRISTLTWITRQKKRAKGIGNLGKFSKVPGGDKPTKRVALRYRCTECKKAHQRPCFRASRFELVE, from the coding sequence ATGAAGATGCCTAAGGATTTGAGGACACATTGTCCTTATTGCAATAAGCATACCATGCATGAGGTGGAAAGAGTCAAGAAAGGGAGAATTTCGACGTTAACTTGGATTACGCGGCAGAAGAAAAGGGCAAAAGGCATAGGTAATCTGGGGAAGTTTTCCAAGGTTCCCGGTGGAGATAAACCTACGAAAAGGGTAGCATTAAGGTATCGATGCACTGAGTGCAAGAAAGCACATCAGAGGCCTTGTTTTAGAGCCTCAAGATTTGAGTTGGTGGAATGA
- a CDS encoding 30S ribosomal protein S27e yields MNMDSKFVRVKCDDCENEQVVFNKASSIVKCLVCGRTLAEPRGGKAEIKTQVLEVLG; encoded by the coding sequence ATGAATATGGACTCAAAATTTGTTAGGGTGAAATGTGATGATTGTGAGAATGAGCAAGTGGTCTTTAACAAGGCCAGTTCTATCGTAAAATGTCTAGTTTGTGGTCGCACACTTGCAGAGCCAAGAGGTGGTAAGGCGGAAATTAAAACGCAGGTATTGGAAGTTTTAGGGTGA
- a CDS encoding translation initiation factor IF-2 subunit alpha, which translates to MIIHKEWPDQGELVVCTVKKVVDFGAFVGLDEYEGKEGLIHVSEVASGWIKYIRDHIREGQKIVCKVLNVVPSRGHIDLSLKDVNEHQRKEKIHAWKNEQKAEKMLHFVASAAGVDVDQLYAEIGDKLIKKFGSLYAAFEDVVVGDCSVLTDIGVSKEYADIIVRVARENVKPPIVDIAGYVSLTCPLPNGVEVIKEALDKASKVEIPEVDIGVSYVGAPHYLIRITAPDYKRAEVALRKVAEAAIQIVEKSEGIGKFHRERA; encoded by the coding sequence ATGATCATTCACAAAGAGTGGCCAGACCAGGGAGAATTGGTCGTATGCACTGTAAAAAAGGTGGTTGATTTTGGGGCATTTGTCGGTCTAGATGAATATGAGGGCAAAGAAGGATTGATTCATGTCTCAGAAGTTGCCTCTGGTTGGATAAAATATATTCGCGATCATATCAGGGAGGGGCAGAAGATCGTTTGCAAAGTTCTAAACGTAGTGCCATCTAGAGGCCATATCGATTTATCGCTGAAAGATGTGAATGAACATCAGAGAAAGGAGAAGATACATGCATGGAAGAATGAGCAAAAAGCTGAAAAAATGTTGCATTTTGTCGCTTCAGCAGCAGGTGTAGATGTTGACCAGCTGTATGCTGAGATCGGCGATAAGTTGATAAAAAAGTTTGGCAGTCTCTACGCGGCATTTGAGGATGTAGTGGTTGGTGATTGCAGTGTGTTGACCGATATCGGGGTAAGCAAGGAATATGCCGATATAATCGTGAGAGTTGCGAGGGAGAACGTTAAACCCCCTATAGTCGATATCGCTGGTTATGTTAGTCTCACATGCCCCCTACCTAATGGTGTTGAAGTGATCAAGGAGGCATTGGATAAAGCCTCTAAAGTTGAGATACCAGAGGTCGACATCGGAGTCAGTTACGTCGGTGCACCTCACTATCTCATTCGAATTACTGCTCCGGATTATAAGAGAGCCGAGGTCGCACTTAGAAAAGTAGCAGAAGCAGCCATTCAAATAGTGGAAAAATCGGAAGGTATTGGGAAGTTTCATAGGGAACGGGCATGA
- a CDS encoding RNA-protein complex protein Nop10, with protein sequence MRRCACGIYTLQKICPVCGSDTKNPLPPRFSPVDPYGKYRRQMKKKRCEGGNQHCSN encoded by the coding sequence ATGCGAAGATGCGCATGTGGCATATACACTCTCCAAAAAATTTGTCCGGTTTGTGGGAGCGATACAAAAAATCCATTGCCTCCCAGGTTCTCCCCTGTTGATCCCTATGGTAAGTATCGGAGACAGATGAAAAAAAAGAGGTGTGAGGGTGGAAACCAGCATTGTTCAAATTAA
- a CDS encoding proteasome assembly chaperone family protein, producing the protein METSIVQIKDVILKNPIMIEGLPGIGHVGKLVAEHMVEELGAEKIIEIYSSHFPPQVLVMKDGTVELAKNEVYAWSGGKHDLLLLVGAYQSTTNVGHYELTGVYLDIAQKYGVKRIYTLGGYGVGHLVERPRVLGAVNNIALVDEMKKYGVSFEEDEPGGGIIGASGLLLGMGRQRGIDAICLMGETSGYLVDPESAQAVLKSLSKALGMKIDMRALEDRAKEMEKIIARLREMEQGPAIEPIEEDLSYIG; encoded by the coding sequence GTGGAAACCAGCATTGTTCAAATTAAAGACGTGATCTTAAAAAATCCGATCATGATTGAGGGTCTGCCAGGTATTGGCCATGTAGGAAAGTTGGTTGCAGAACACATGGTGGAAGAGCTAGGCGCCGAAAAGATAATAGAGATATATTCCTCTCACTTTCCCCCACAGGTTTTAGTGATGAAGGATGGTACGGTAGAATTGGCAAAGAATGAAGTATACGCGTGGTCTGGTGGTAAACATGATCTCCTCTTGCTTGTGGGGGCCTATCAGAGCACTACCAATGTTGGTCACTATGAGTTAACTGGGGTATATCTGGACATCGCTCAAAAGTATGGTGTGAAGAGAATTTACACATTGGGGGGTTATGGCGTAGGTCATTTGGTCGAAAGGCCAAGAGTGTTAGGCGCAGTAAACAATATAGCTCTGGTGGATGAGATGAAGAAATATGGGGTATCCTTTGAAGAAGACGAGCCCGGCGGCGGCATAATAGGTGCATCGGGATTACTTCTTGGCATGGGGAGGCAAAGAGGCATAGATGCCATCTGCTTAATGGGTGAGACCTCTGGATATTTAGTGGACCCCGAAAGCGCGCAAGCTGTACTAAAAAGCTTATCCAAGGCTCTCGGAATGAAAATCGACATGAGGGCTCTAGAGGACAGGGCCAAAGAGATGGAGAAGATAATCGCCAGGCTAAGGGAAATGGAGCAAGGTCCTGCAATAGAGCCCATCGAGGAAGACCTGAGTTATATTGGATGA
- a CDS encoding TIGR00375 family protein, whose product MEVNSDLHIHSRYSAATSTQMNFPVLAEWASKKGIELIGTGDCLHPKWLDEIKALERIDDGTFVIGNTHFVLTCEVEDSNRVHHLLILPSISKAEELHDKFANYSLNINSEGRPKINLDGEQIAEHAKDAGALFGPCHAFTPWTSMYAYFDSIEECYGSMASNASFIELGLSADSDYADRIEELKDLTFLTNSDAHSPWPIRFAREFNRFELESISYAELKKAILRVQGRRPLLNVGIPPEEGKYNESACIRCYKHYTLKECLMNNWKCRCGGTIKKGVRDRVNELADYAEPKHPLHRPAYLKLIPLIEIIALALNANVNSRVVMDAWNALMTKFGNEVKVLVDAKITKSDVINPSIYDAIMAFRNGQILLSPGGGGRYGCVELPGRESMPKNIAAQSSLFDF is encoded by the coding sequence ATGGAAGTCAACTCAGATCTACATATACACTCTCGCTACTCTGCAGCCACATCTACCCAGATGAATTTTCCTGTTTTAGCTGAGTGGGCGTCAAAGAAGGGCATAGAGCTTATTGGGACGGGGGATTGTTTACACCCAAAATGGTTGGATGAAATCAAGGCATTGGAGCGCATAGATGACGGCACGTTTGTCATTGGCAATACGCATTTTGTCTTGACATGCGAGGTTGAGGATTCAAACAGGGTTCATCACCTTTTGATTTTACCTTCCATCTCCAAGGCTGAGGAGCTTCACGACAAATTTGCGAATTACTCTCTTAACATCAATTCAGAAGGCAGGCCCAAGATAAATTTGGATGGTGAACAAATAGCGGAGCATGCAAAAGACGCAGGCGCTTTGTTCGGCCCTTGCCATGCATTCACGCCCTGGACTTCGATGTATGCTTATTTTGACAGTATTGAGGAATGTTATGGTTCAATGGCCTCTAACGCATCCTTCATTGAGTTGGGGCTGAGCGCAGACTCTGACTATGCTGACAGAATAGAAGAGCTGAAAGATCTGACATTTCTGACCAATTCGGATGCCCACAGTCCATGGCCAATCCGTTTTGCAAGGGAGTTTAACAGGTTTGAGCTGGAGTCCATCTCATATGCGGAACTCAAAAAAGCGATCTTGCGTGTGCAGGGCAGGAGACCGCTATTGAACGTGGGCATTCCGCCAGAAGAAGGAAAATACAACGAGAGTGCATGCATACGATGCTATAAACACTACACCCTTAAAGAGTGCCTCATGAATAACTGGAAATGTCGGTGTGGAGGAACGATCAAAAAGGGCGTTCGAGATAGGGTGAATGAGCTGGCAGATTACGCAGAGCCAAAGCACCCCTTGCATAGGCCGGCATATCTCAAATTGATCCCTCTGATAGAGATCATTGCCTTGGCGCTCAATGCTAACGTGAACTCTAGGGTTGTGATGGATGCATGGAACGCCCTCATGACAAAATTCGGCAACGAAGTAAAGGTTTTAGTTGACGCCAAAATAACAAAATCAGATGTGATAAACCCATCTATATACGATGCCATAATGGCTTTTAGAAATGGGCAGATACTTCTTTCTCCCGGAGGCGGTGGACGCTATGGGTGCGTGGAATTACCTGGGAGAGAGAGCATGCCAAAAAATATAGCGGCCCAGAGTTCCTTATTTGATTTTTGA